The Gemmatimonadota bacterium sequence CAACCTGGGCATAAGCCATAATGCCCGCACCCATAACCATCAGCGAAATCGCAGCCACAACAGGAGGCGCGAACCGCACCATCAGCGCGACAAAAAACGCATTCATAAACCCCGACACCTCGCGCAGGGCTTCCACATATCCCAATTCGTGCGCGTCGATATTCAGGCGATCAACAACAAAGTTGTTGTAAAGCGTCAACTGCACGCCAAAAAAAATCCCCTGCGAAGCAACCGCAAGCGCCAGCAACCGAAAGTCCCGATTCCACTCAGAAATTGGATTATTCAAAAAAACTCCTTTAATTCCCCAACGGCTCCCACACATCGCCAAAAATAGACCGCAACTGCGCCATATCTTCATCTGGCAAAGGCGAACCGAGAATCGCCTTCACATTCTCCTCCAAGTGCTCGATATTAGCGGTCCCCGACAGCACCACACCCATCGCGGGGTGTGCATTCACATACTTATACCCCGCCGCGGGCAACGACGTAACATCGCCCTTGATCAGCCATCCCAACGGATCCTCATCTTTTAGCGCATCTCGCGCAATCAAACCCTTATCCTTTGCATACGCAATGCGCTCTTTGAGCACATCGGGTCTGGCCAGTGCCCGCCGAACAGCAACCATGCAAATCACGCCCACATCTCGCTCCTGACACATAGGCAAAACCTCGTGCTCGGGCGTTGGACTCAACAAATTGTAACCCACCATCGCCGTATCGAATAAATCATCCGACAGCGCCATAGAAAACATCTCGTGTTTGTGGTCTTCGGCATACGTCTCACTCACCCCGATAAACCCGAACTTCCCCTGATCTTTCAACCTCTCCACCGTGGGCCACAGCCCCTCAATAGCCTCAGAATACTGATGCGGACGAACACCGTGCCACTGCATCACATCGACATAATCCACCTGCAAACGCTTCAAACTGCGCTCAATAGTATCGACGACTTCCTCTGGACCCACAAACTCATCACTCTTGTGACGATGGGCGTGAAATTTCG is a genomic window containing:
- a CDS encoding aldo/keto reductase → MEYRILGRTGLKVSIMGIGGGGPTQMGQNTGVDQAGVNQLVQRALDLGINFFDTAAAYGESETIIGNALKGVPRDDYILATKFHAHRHKSDEFVGPEEVVDTIERSLKRLQVDYVDVMQWHGVRPHQYSEAIEGLWPTVERLKDQGKFGFIGVSETYAEDHKHEMFSMALSDDLFDTAMVGYNLLSPTPEHEVLPMCQERDVGVICMVAVRRALARPDVLKERIAYAKDKGLIARDALKDEDPLGWLIKGDVTSLPAAGYKYVNAHPAMGVVLSGTANIEHLEENVKAILGSPLPDEDMAQLRSIFGDVWEPLGN